Proteins from a single region of Penaeus vannamei isolate JL-2024 unplaced genomic scaffold, ASM4276789v1 unanchor4952, whole genome shotgun sequence:
- the LOC138861366 gene encoding bridge-like lipid transfer protein family member 1 yields the protein MVRQQEYTHVNDGTKPTVTFPHQSGLHTVNEGGSDRREHHPIKDSNIMPEPQGAHFLEAHVIFEPLLSAIGVITQQVTGGALEQLGSNVSITASVETLRVDIIESEASKLNKKKRKTGLHPGNTPATSGDNSEVPGRLINRLMLVKTSPACKIICNCLQLSATMSLPPHTHIPLWYVIAYNWTTMGWSGYLSFLYFHSILAHCRQPSLAT from the exons ATGGTGCGGCAGCAGGAATACACACATGTCAATGATGGTACTAAACCCACTGTGACTTTTCCTCAT CAAAGTGGCCTTCATACAGTAAATGAAGGAGGCAGTGATCGCCGTGAGCATCATCCTATTAAGGACTCAAACATAATGCCTGAGCCTCAGGGTGCCCATTTCCTTGAGGCTCATGTGATCTTTGAACCTCTGCTCTCTGCAATTGGTGTAATAACGCAACAG GTAACAGGAGGAGCCCTCGAGCAGCTAGGATCAAATGTTTCCATCACTGCTAGTGTAGAGACTCTCCGTGTGGACATCATTGAATCTGAAGCTTCTAAACTAAACAAGAAGAAACGCAAAACTGGCCTTCATCCAGGTAACACACCTGCAACATCAGGGGACAACTCAGAGGTTCCTGGTAGGTTGATCAATAGATTAATGCTAGTGAAGACATCGCCTGCCTGCAAAATAATCTGCAATTGTCTTCAGCTGTCGGCAACAATGAGTTTACCACCCCATACTCACATTCCTCTTTGGTATGTGATTGCTTATAACTGGACAACAATGGGCTGGTCTGGttacctctcctttctttattttcacagTATTTTAGCACATTGCCGTCAGCCTAGTTTAGCAACATAG